One region of Candidatus Bathyarchaeia archaeon genomic DNA includes:
- a CDS encoding DUF362 domain-containing protein, protein MSLVSLVSSINSDFQETIQESLRLIQFDMHSNIKSVVIKPDLCYYWDHTTGLTTNPHVVGDVIDLLRSSTSQSLDVLIVGSDTQAAPCEVLFKFLGYSRVATKKNARLVNLSKTDCHEIEVNVAGTPYELLVPSVLDTADFFVTVPKMKLSSEFVVSCALKNSLDIIQAQNRAINSSPIDAAIVAANKALKPDLCLVDGTWVRGKQTKKLGLIMASIDPVAVDSLAAKILGINPQRAAHIALAHKEGLGTITPKVVGDSLAHYTPFFRRTTKDKVWDLISKMGLATVRKLGIAKQ, encoded by the coding sequence ATGAGCCTAGTAAGCCTAGTATCCTCTATAAATTCAGACTTCCAGGAAACCATACAAGAGTCCCTCAGACTGATACAATTTGATATGCATTCGAACATAAAAAGTGTCGTAATCAAGCCTGACTTGTGTTACTACTGGGACCACACTACGGGTCTAACAACTAATCCGCACGTTGTTGGCGACGTCATAGACCTGTTGAGATCATCAACATCACAGAGCCTTGACGTGTTAATCGTTGGTTCAGACACACAAGCTGCACCCTGTGAAGTTCTCTTCAAGTTCCTCGGATACTCTAGGGTAGCCACAAAGAAGAACGCACGGCTTGTCAACCTAAGCAAAACCGACTGCCATGAAATCGAAGTAAACGTCGCAGGAACCCCCTATGAGCTTCTCGTTCCAAGCGTTCTTGACACTGCCGACTTCTTTGTTACCGTCCCAAAAATGAAGTTGTCCTCAGAATTCGTAGTCTCATGCGCACTTAAGAACAGTCTTGACATAATTCAAGCTCAAAACAGGGCGATTAACTCCTCTCCCATCGATGCAGCAATAGTGGCAGCGAACAAGGCTCTAAAGCCAGACCTCTGCCTCGTAGATGGCACGTGGGTTCGAGGAAAGCAAACGAAGAAGCTGGGGCTCATCATGGCCAGCATCGACCCGGTTGCAGTTGACTCGCTGGCCGCCAAAATCCTGGGCATAAACCCACAAAGAGCAGCTCACATAGCCTTAGCCCACAAGGAAGGACTGGGAACAATCACTCCCAAAGTCGTTGGCGATAGCTTAGCGCACTACACCCCCTTCTTTCGGAGAACTACCAAGGACAAAGTTTGGGATCTCATCTCCAAGATGGGCCTAGCTACCGTTAGAAAACTTGGTATTGCGAAGCAATAG